One stretch of Nicotiana tabacum cultivar K326 chromosome 18, ASM71507v2, whole genome shotgun sequence DNA includes these proteins:
- the LOC107789776 gene encoding 18.1 kDa class I heat shock protein-like: MVKITVSLLSFLVLAMAVVLFLPSQTEGLMPYTRPFWDSMFPPEDPFKILEQIPLTIPKGVDSIALARSDWKETGTEHVITLDIPGMKRDDIKIEVEENRVLRISGERKIIEEEVEGEKWHRAERTSGKFWRQFRLPGNADLEQIKAHLENGVLKITVPKLAEETKQQTKVINIAEEGNSADGEDIKATKAMFWFVYHLSCVSAFCELLIKFSEVCKL; the protein is encoded by the coding sequence atggtgaaaataactGTTAGTCTTTTGAGCTTTCTAGTGTTAGCAATGGCTGTAGTCTTATTTCTTCCATCGCAAACTGAAGGACTAATGCCATACACACGCCCCTTTTGGGACTCAATGTTCCCACCAGAAGACCCTTTCAAGATTCTTGAACAAATCCCACTCACCATCCCAAAAGGGGTGGACTCAATCGCCTTAGCTCGTTCAGACTGGAAGGAAACAGGAACAGAGCACGTAATTACACTCGACATACCAGGGATGAAAAGGGATGATATCAAGATCGAGGTGGAAGAGAACAGGGTGTTGAGAATCAGTGGGGAAAGGAAAATAATAGAGGAAGAAGTTGAAGGAGAAAAGTGGCACAGAGCTGAGAGGACTTCTGGAAAATTCTGGAGACAGTTTAGGTTACCTGGGAATGCAGATTTGGAACAAATAAAGGCTCATTTGGAAAATGGTGTCTTGAAGATTACTGTGCCAAAGTTGGCTGAAGAGACGAAGCAGCAGACAAAGGTGATTAATATTGCTGAGGAAGGTAATTCTGCTGATGGTGAGGATATTAAAGCTACCAAAGCTATGTTTTGGTTTGTTTATCATCTCAGTTGTGTTTCTGCTTTTTGTGAGCTTCTAATAAAGTTCTCAGAAGTATGTAAATTGTAA